The stretch of DNA GTTCGGGAAACAGGGCTGAAAACAGATCTTGCTTTGCAGGGAGAGTCTGTTTTCTTTGCCGTTCAAAACGGAGCCGGTGAACCGCGCTATACAAGAAATGGAAATTTCACGCTGGATTTGGAAGGATACTTAACAACAGCTTCTGGCTTCTACGTACAGGATACAGAAGGACGCCGGATTCAGCTGTCTTCTGATCAATTTGAAGTAGACAGCTCAGGCCGAATCACGGAAAATGGACAGCAGGTAGCACAAATCGGTGTTGCCTACGCCGAAAACCCAAATGATTTAATTAAAGAGGGAGACGGCCTGTACCGGATTGACGGAGCAGCTCTTCCAAATGCGTTCGGGAGCGAGGATGCCGTGTTTTCTATTCAGCAGGCGGCCCTAGAAGGATCAAATACGGATACAGCCCGAACGATGACCGATATGATGACAGCTTACCGTTCATTTGAAGCAAACCAGAAGGTGCTGACTGCTTACGACCGCAGCATGGAAAAAGCGGCGAACGAAATCGGGCGCGTAACGTAAAGGAGAACGCAGAATGAACAGAACTATGATCAATGCGGTCAATACGATGTCACAGCTTCAAAAAAAGATGGACGTAACGAGCAATAACATCGCGAACATCAATACAGCAGGATACAAACGAAGCGAAGCCACGTTTGCCGATTTGATTCATCAGCAGGCCAATAATATGGAACCTCAAAGCGAAGACGCAGGAAGACTGACGCCATCCGGCCTCCGTCTTGGGGTCGGTGCCCAGATGGCGCAGGCGCAAATGGTTGGAACGCAGGGCACGCTGCAGCAGACAGGACGCACATTGGATATTGCCCTATCCAAGCCGAATCAGTTTTTTAAAGTGCTGGTAGAGGATGAGCAGGGCAACAACCGCGTACATTACACACGAGACGGCTCGTTTTCTGTGACACCGGCTGGCGGAGGCAATGTGATGCTCGTCACATCGGAAGGCTACCCCGTGCTTGATGAACGGGATAACCCGGTTGTGCTGCCTGAGAATGAAATGGAAAACCAGGCAGGGACCCTGGTTGGGCTCGTTCAAGTAGACAAGCCGCAATTTTTAGAGCGGGCGTCCCAAAATCTGCTTGTGCTGCCGGAGAACCCGGCCACAGCCGAAAATCAAATTCTGCGTAATTTGAATGCGGCTGAACGCCAGCAGGCGGGTATTCAAACAGGGGCCCTTGAAATGTCCAATGTTGACTTTTCAAAAGAA from Domibacillus sp. DTU_2020_1001157_1_SI_ALB_TIR_016 encodes:
- a CDS encoding flagellar hook-basal body protein, with the protein product MFKGFYTAASGMIAQQRRTEILTNNMSNANTPGYKADQTSVRAFPEMLLKRMDKTSIPVENKLNVPLEPQIGALNTGVYLQETMPNFRQGDVRETGLKTDLALQGESVFFAVQNGAGEPRYTRNGNFTLDLEGYLTTASGFYVQDTEGRRIQLSSDQFEVDSSGRITENGQQVAQIGVAYAENPNDLIKEGDGLYRIDGAALPNAFGSEDAVFSIQQAALEGSNTDTARTMTDMMTAYRSFEANQKVLTAYDRSMEKAANEIGRVT
- a CDS encoding flagellar hook-basal body protein: MNRTMINAVNTMSQLQKKMDVTSNNIANINTAGYKRSEATFADLIHQQANNMEPQSEDAGRLTPSGLRLGVGAQMAQAQMVGTQGTLQQTGRTLDIALSKPNQFFKVLVEDEQGNNRVHYTRDGSFSVTPAGGGNVMLVTSEGYPVLDERDNPVVLPENEMENQAGTLVGLVQVDKPQFLERASQNLLVLPENPATAENQILRNLNAAERQQAGIQTGALEMSNVDFSKEMSDLMITQRSYQFQSKAISIADQMLGLINGVR